Part of the Aquila chrysaetos chrysaetos chromosome 6, bAquChr1.4, whole genome shotgun sequence genome, GGGATTGAGCCAGTTGTTGGGAAGAAAAGTCATGTGTTAGGTCTCATGTTAAATGCTATGAACAATATCAAAGGTGCAAAGccaaaaatgcagataaaagcACCTGTTAGGCAAACTAAGATTACTGGAGAGAGACGCTGTTTGCCAGGACACTATACTGCAGTGGAACTAAAACCCTTTCTAGATCGACCCCTTCAAGATCCTAATGCTCCTGGAGCTTCTGGTAAAGCATTTAAACCCATCAACTTAAattcagaagaacagaaagaaaaacagcgtggagaagaaaaacactgttttaatgcatttgcaAGTGATAGGATTTCTTTACACCGAGATCTTGGACCAGACACTCGACCTCCTGAGTATGTTGAAATGTGTATGTCCTGATAGTTGAAAAACTTGTCAGAAATGCAGACTGCAAAGTGATTTGAGTTCAACATTAGGTGATAGTTTAAGAAAGTCTCCTAGCTATACATAATGGTTGGCTGTACATAATGATCCACAGTGCAAAAGCCGAGAATGTTTAGAAAGGCTCACTTCTTTCATGGTTTTGCATTCCAagtaaacatatttaaataaggTTTTCTGCTATTGCCTTTAAGATACAATTTTTGAGTGACTTTCTGGAAGCCTGCTGAGTTTTACTTAGAAGAGAActaaaaatgtagtttaaactttttcccagtttaaacaccattccccccccccccccgccttttttttttagtattcaGTGTTAATAAAACCACCAGCATAATTAGGAATTGTAAACTGTTTAACAAGGCAATGGAACATCTCAGCAGTCTTGTAGTAttgaaaaattttattaatgAGGACTGAACAACTTGGGTAGAGTGGGTTTTGATTATGAGCATTCTCTGTCAGTGTCAGATTTTACGTTCTCAGCTATCTGTGTCAGAAGTGACTAGCCTTACTGAGCTGCTTCTGGTAGTATGAATATCACGTTACACGTGGTGCAGCTCACAATAACCTTTGCTAGAGCATAACTGGTGAGTTTTTGCCTGTGTACTTTGTGAGGCAATGGCTGTGATAATTACTTTGGAGAGTCTTCCAGTCTCTAAAGTTGACAGGCAATAAACAGTAAGTGTGCAGCTTATGAATACAGAAGTGTTGTCTTGTCACCTTGACTTGCAATTGGATTTAAATTTATGTTCAGAATACATCAATCTTGGAAAAACTATGGGTTTAAAATTGTTTCCCTTGAATGGGATATGCTGCCCTAAGAGTTATATGGTTTCTACAAAATTTTGAAGTTCTGAATTAGATTTGCTCTAGTTTTCCTTGCAAACTCTGCATTCTTCtaataaatattcttctttgtattttgcGCTTTCAACAGTAATGCTGACTTGAAGTCTGATTTTGCAGCTCAATacaataacatttctttttgaagaagaCCTGGATGCTATATGAAATGTCCTCAAATGTTTGTGAGACACAAGCAGAATTGAGTCAGTTGTTCAAGTGGCATTCTTAttcatcatattttttaaaaatattttatacagctTCTCCAGTTGGAGCTCCTGCCTTTGTGCTCCAAAACTGGGATGGAAAgctgagaagctgaaatatttaatgtccATACATATAAAGCTTTGTACTAGAAAGAGAAGGGTTTCTTTTAGGAGTTTGAGTCAAAACTCTTTGTCCATTTTGTAACATTTGGCACTTTCTAATCTGTAGGTGCATTGAACAAAAGTTCAAGCGTTGCCCACCATTGCCAACCACAAGTATTATAATAGTTTTTCATAATGAAGCATGGTCCACTCTGCTCAGAACCGTTCACAGTGTGATGTACACATCTCCTGCCATACTGCTAAAGGAGATTATTTTGGTGGATGATGCCAGTGTAGATGGTAAGAAgcctttctattttctcttgatttggtttttttttttttttaatttaagacaTGTTAGGATTGCAGATAAATTGGTTAAAAGAGGATATCTCTTAACCACCATTAACATGTATAATGGTATTCTAAgtggttttgttcctttctttttctataaaatagttctcccccatctttttttcataaggtaatcaaatatgaaattattgTCCTCTAAAAGGTTTTTAAATCCCATTTCTGATTATTCCAATTCTAGTGCTGCTTAAACTGCATAACTAGTTGCATGACAAGTAGCTTTGTAATTTGTGCTTCAAACCAATTACAATTTATAGAACAAAGTATCCAAGGATAAATCATCCAATGCTTGTAGCAATTTGCATTTTATCATAGTGATTGTCTTTATGcaaattaattacattaatatGAAGGGCAATGTCTTTCCtagaaagtaaaattatttaatggaAGAATAATCTTCAATACTCAAGCTGACTGCCAAAAATAATTGAATGTATACTAAGCGTGATCACAAATGCAAGTTCAAAAAACTTTATACGCTTAACTTCAGATTAACATGTCTATACATACATGCTTATATTAATGTATTTACACTTTTTGCAAGTCTGTATTTAGTATATTGACTGTCCTGGGTTCTGATACTGCCACACTCGGATGTGAAGTGTGTTCAGTAGTACAGATTAATAATAAGGATGGACAGAGGAAGGAAGATGATGTGGGATGTTTAATGAGGGATGTGCGGTTGTTTCTCAAATTTTGTACATTTAAAGGCCTTTTTATGTAGCTTCTGTTGCTGTTGTAAATATTGTAGCCTTTGAAAACTGTGTGTAAAATGTGCcatcattaaggaaaaaatttgCATGTTCTGCAGATAACTCGAGTAAGTAGGTACACGATCCATTTGCtctgaaaatggattttgaatTGATACTCAAACTGTTAATACTGCAGAAGAGATGTGCTAGCACATGTCCTTTCTCTTGTAGAACATTTTTTGTGTTCCACCTCCTGTTCTCTGCCAGTCACCTCTTCCTACGCCCACACCCCCAACAAAACATAGCCTCTAAAATAACGATCCAGAGTCAGGAATTGTTTACTGCTTTGGTGTTGAGGTCATTCCTGGGATTAGTCTGAATTGTTTATCCTGTTAGTTTAACAATGTAAAATTTTAGGCAGTGGCATGTATATACACTCAATATCCTGAAACTGATTTGTCGTTCTAGAATACTTGCATGGTAAACTAGATGAATATGTGAAACAATTTCAAATAGTTAAAGTAGTCCgtcaaaaggaaagaaagggtcTAATCACTGCACGGTTGTTGGGAGcttcagcagcaacaggagagACCCTCACCTTTCTGGATGCTCACTGTAAGTGTAACCTGTAACTATGCCATGTCTGTTTAAATCAAAGAGGAGAACAGCGTTATAatgatgcagatttttttatcaATTATGAACATTAGCAATGTATCATCTTTCCTATTGCTATTTTATATTATTGAAAATATAATTAGCAATGTTATTTAAAAGCAGTGCATATTGGCTTGCTGTGGGCATGTTAAAATATTCCCTGTGTACTACTTTATAGTGAAGTAAAAATTCAGTGCTTGTTCCCATTTTCTCCATAGGTGAATGTTTTTATGGCTGGTTAGAGCCATTATTGGCAAGAATAGCTGAAAACCCTGTTGCTGTTGTAAGCCCTGATATTGCTTCTATAGATCTCAATACTTTTGAATTCAGTAAACCATCTCCTTACGGGCACAGCCACAACAGAGGAAATTTTGACTGGAGTTTGTCATTTGGATGGGAGTCTCTTcctaaacatgaaaataaaagaagaaaagatgaaaccTATCCAATTAGGTAAACATAatttgaataatattttaaatcctttagttttcatggttttttgttATGCACAGCAGTTTGTATATGAACTAGTTCTTCAGATGATTATGATTAGAAGTCTTAGCATCTTAGATGGTCTTTGTAATACTTTCTTTAAGAACCACATTgtaaattttaaagctttcGTGAAAATATAGCTTCCTTAAGACAGTAATTGCTCTGCTTTACCTTTTTTCTACATACA contains:
- the GALNT3 gene encoding polypeptide N-acetylgalactosaminyltransferase 3 isoform X2, yielding MALKKTPKLFKKLFFHWKLWKFSIIVFVFLVFLFLLQKEVGVQDFKDEAGIEPVVGKKSHVLGLMLNAMNNIKGAKPKMQIKAPVRQTKITGERRCLPGHYTAVELKPFLDRPLQDPNAPGASGKAFKPINLNSEEQKEKQRGEEKHCFNAFASDRISLHRDLGPDTRPPECIEQKFKRCPPLPTTSIIIVFHNEAWSTLLRTVHSVMYTSPAILLKEIILVDDASVDEYLHGKLDEYVKQFQIVKVVRQKERKGLITARLLGASAATGETLTFLDAHCECFYGWLEPLLARIAENPVAVVSPDIASIDLNTFEFSKPSPYGHSHNRGNFDWSLSFGWESLPKHENKRRKDETYPIRTPTFAGGLFSISKDYFERIGSYDEEMEIWGGENIEMSFRVWQCGGQLEIMPCSVVGHVFRSKSPHTFPKGTQVITRNQVRLAEVWMDEYKEIFYRRNTEAAKIVKQKTFGDISKRLDLRQRLQCKNFTWYLSNVYPEAYVPDLNPLFSGYLKNTGNRMCLDVGENNHGGKPLIMYSCHGLGGNQDLCIFANVTTKARKPSLLEKSNGCIKRIKLCTMQHYICALQEMESIRVWHPVILQTPSRSGSLARTIKI
- the GALNT3 gene encoding polypeptide N-acetylgalactosaminyltransferase 3 isoform X3, translating into MALKKTPKLFKKLFFHWKLWKFSIIVFVFLVFLFLLQKEVGVQDFKDEAGIEPVVGKKSHVLGLMLNAMNNIKGAKPKMQIKAPVRQTKITGERRCLPGHYTAVELKPFLDRPLQDPNAPGASGKAFKPINLNSEEQKEKQRGEEKHCFNAFASDRISLHRDLGPDTRPPECIEQKFKRCPPLPTTSIIIVFHNEAWSTLLRTVHSVMYTSPAILLKEIILVDDASVDEYLHGKLDEYVKQFQIVKVVRQKERKGLITARLLGASAATGETLTFLDAHCECFYGWLEPLLARIAENPVAVVSPDIASIDLNTFEFSKPSPYGHSHNRGNFDWSLSFGWESLPKHENKRRKDETYPIRTPTFAGGLFSISKDYFERIGSYDEEMEIWGGENIEMSFRVWQCGGQLEIMPCSVVGHVFRSKSPHTFPKGTQVITRNQVRLAEVWMDEYKEIFYRRNTEAAKIVKQKTFGDISKRLDLRQRLQCKNFTWYLSNVYPEAYVPDLNPLFSGYLKNTGNRMCLDVGENNHGGKPLIMYSCHGLGGNQDSHCQGRWWESGQ